The proteins below are encoded in one region of Reichenbachiella sp. 5M10:
- a CDS encoding M3 family metallopeptidase, which produces MSDKNPLLEPFTGPFGVAPFAAIELIHYESAVKQLIEESLAEIDALANSSDAATFENTLVALDRSGKQLSAVAEVFFNLNSAETSDEMQALASKLSPLLTDYSNAIMQNQELFDRVKSVYDTIDQSILDAEDQMLLEKTYKGFIRSGANLSDEEKKIYGENAKELAQLQLKFGENVLAETNAYELILEHEDDLAGLPEGVRDAAALAAEQKGYKNQWLITLQAPSFVPFMEYADRRELREKLYRAYMSKASKGDAHDNQENVKKIVALRYAQAKLLGYDSYADYVLEERMAESPDKVNSFLNDLLEKATPKAKEEVEEVKAFAKAQGLKGELERWDWSYYAQKLKNEKFQINDEMLRPYFKLENAVQGIFEVAKRLYGLTFKKNVEIPVYHEEVSAYEVLDESGKHIAVFFEDYFPREGKRGGAWMTSYKSQYNDGVDHRPIVSIVCNFTPATGTKPSLLTYNEVETLFHEFGHALHGMLANSKYASLSGTSVYWDFVELPSQVLENWVQEKECLDLFAKHYETGETIPEEYIQKIKQSSNFNEGYQTMRQLSFGLMDMAWHSLRGEELEVESVVGFERQAMSRTELFKPIDGACMSTQFSHIFQGGYAAGYYSYKWAEVLDADAFSLFKEKGIFNKEVATSFRDHILSRGGSEHPMDLYKRFRGQEPTVDALLERSGLK; this is translated from the coding sequence ATGTCAGATAAGAATCCTTTGTTGGAGCCCTTCACAGGCCCTTTTGGTGTGGCGCCATTTGCTGCCATTGAGTTAATACATTATGAATCAGCGGTCAAGCAATTGATCGAGGAGTCCTTGGCAGAGATCGATGCACTGGCGAATAGTTCGGATGCAGCGACTTTCGAAAATACACTCGTCGCTCTGGACCGTAGTGGCAAGCAATTGTCTGCAGTAGCAGAAGTGTTTTTTAATCTCAACTCGGCAGAGACGTCTGACGAGATGCAGGCACTCGCTTCGAAGTTGTCACCTCTCTTGACCGACTACAGCAATGCTATCATGCAAAACCAAGAGCTATTTGATCGAGTCAAATCTGTATACGATACGATAGATCAGTCGATACTCGATGCGGAGGATCAGATGCTGCTGGAGAAGACCTACAAGGGGTTTATCCGCAGTGGTGCTAACCTCAGTGATGAAGAGAAGAAGATCTATGGTGAGAATGCCAAAGAGCTGGCACAGCTTCAACTCAAATTTGGAGAGAATGTACTTGCCGAAACCAATGCTTACGAACTCATCCTCGAACACGAGGACGATTTAGCAGGACTCCCCGAGGGTGTACGTGATGCTGCAGCTCTAGCAGCAGAGCAAAAGGGCTACAAAAATCAATGGTTGATTACACTACAAGCACCGAGTTTTGTTCCTTTCATGGAGTATGCTGATCGTCGAGAGTTGAGGGAAAAACTCTACCGCGCTTACATGTCCAAGGCTTCTAAGGGTGACGCCCATGACAATCAGGAGAACGTCAAAAAAATAGTGGCTCTTCGCTATGCGCAGGCAAAATTACTGGGGTATGACAGTTATGCGGATTATGTATTGGAAGAGCGGATGGCAGAGTCTCCAGACAAGGTCAATTCGTTTTTGAATGACTTATTGGAAAAAGCCACTCCGAAAGCCAAGGAAGAAGTCGAAGAGGTCAAAGCTTTCGCAAAAGCGCAAGGACTCAAAGGAGAACTCGAACGATGGGATTGGTCGTATTATGCGCAGAAACTCAAAAACGAAAAGTTTCAGATCAATGATGAAATGTTGCGGCCGTACTTCAAGTTGGAGAATGCGGTGCAAGGAATATTCGAAGTGGCGAAGCGTTTGTATGGTTTGACTTTCAAGAAGAACGTCGAGATACCGGTCTATCATGAGGAAGTGAGCGCCTACGAAGTGCTCGATGAATCGGGCAAGCATATTGCGGTGTTTTTTGAGGACTACTTTCCTCGAGAAGGTAAGCGTGGCGGGGCATGGATGACCTCCTATAAGAGTCAGTACAATGATGGAGTAGATCATCGGCCGATTGTATCGATTGTGTGCAACTTCACACCAGCTACGGGGACGAAGCCTTCGCTGCTGACATACAACGAGGTGGAAACTTTGTTTCACGAGTTTGGACATGCACTCCACGGAATGCTAGCCAATAGCAAATATGCGTCACTGAGTGGGACGAGTGTGTACTGGGACTTTGTGGAATTGCCTTCTCAGGTCTTAGAAAACTGGGTTCAGGAGAAGGAATGCCTGGATTTGTTTGCCAAGCATTACGAGACAGGAGAGACCATCCCAGAGGAATACATCCAAAAGATAAAGCAGTCGTCCAATTTCAACGAAGGTTATCAGACCATGCGTCAGTTGAGTTTTGGATTGATGGATATGGCTTGGCACTCGCTGCGAGGCGAAGAGTTGGAGGTAGAGAGTGTGGTGGGGTTTGAGCGCCAAGCCATGTCACGTACCGAGCTTTTCAAGCCCATAGATGGAGCTTGTATGAGTACGCAGTTTAGCCATATTTTTCAAGGAGGCTATGCTGCAGGATATTATAGCTACAAATGGGCGGAGGTTTTGGATGCTGATGCATTCTCTTTGTTCAAGGAAAAGGGCATTTTCAACAAAGAAGTTGCGACTTCCTTTCGTGATCACATCTTGTCTAGAGGAGGGAGTGAGCATCCGATGGACTTGTACAAGCGATTTAGAGGACAGGAACCAACCGTGGACGCACTGCTTGAGCGGAGTGGTTTGAAATAA
- a CDS encoding HAMP domain-containing sensor histidine kinase, giving the protein MKRYLLFLSFLLLTFLDMMGQSHKVDSLKALLSASKEDTNKVQLLNELIFELSYGNKHEALDRVWESVALSIKLQYDEGIYEAYDLLGIIYLDKGDLDSAEMFLLKAMVYFEDQEDERKLFNVYQKLGQVHVDRKSYKIASNYYKKELTIAMRLDDPQMIGSAYNDKASLLISKGWDRRNSVRDTANYISYFYDAVPYIYQSIEYFKKADHPKGVALAYGNLAILQEELYELDASMHSMSHAISYFERMNYKSYLVTAYNHLNRIHQKLNQYDSALYYLDYSLALAIELESKIDERNAYAQLSDVYYSLGNYKLAYGYHREFDEINNQILARNKQATIDELEVQYASRRQQHDLEIQEVENRHQKIIIFSGVVLLTAMLVVILIFWRKNQNERQLNVLLAQKSGELRKSNLLTAQQNAQLTESYNEQKNLMAVVAHDLRAPLNNLKALIGLVGAVGQLTEEQDELNQKALQVIEGGESLISDMVNLTRFENTIELRKEELHLNSFLAEILEIHTSYAERKGIRFRMNADSHFIYVETDKNHLTRIMDNLISNAIKFSPHDSLVEVQVMTGLDHVMISVVDQGPGMSSEDLNQAFQRFKKLSARPTGGENSTGLGLSIVKTLIEKLGGEITIESNMGMGTSFLIKLPCSEVLIERSQKKTGSMSDPA; this is encoded by the coding sequence ATGAAGAGATATCTCTTGTTTTTATCCTTCCTCCTGTTGACTTTTTTGGATATGATGGGTCAATCCCATAAGGTGGACAGCCTTAAGGCGCTATTGTCTGCTAGTAAGGAAGATACCAACAAGGTTCAGCTTCTCAACGAACTGATTTTTGAGTTGTCGTACGGAAACAAACACGAAGCGCTAGATCGTGTATGGGAATCTGTCGCTCTGTCTATCAAGCTGCAGTATGATGAAGGGATCTATGAAGCATACGATTTGCTAGGCATTATATATCTGGACAAAGGGGATTTGGATTCTGCGGAGATGTTTTTGCTCAAGGCGATGGTTTATTTTGAGGACCAAGAAGATGAGCGTAAATTATTCAATGTATACCAAAAATTGGGGCAGGTACATGTGGATCGAAAGAGTTACAAAATCGCCTCGAATTATTACAAAAAGGAGCTAACGATTGCGATGAGATTGGATGATCCTCAGATGATTGGTAGTGCCTATAATGACAAGGCATCACTACTGATCAGCAAGGGATGGGATCGGCGCAACAGTGTCAGAGACACAGCGAACTACATCTCTTATTTTTATGATGCGGTTCCTTATATCTATCAGTCCATCGAGTATTTCAAAAAAGCAGATCACCCAAAAGGAGTGGCGTTGGCGTATGGCAATTTAGCGATTCTACAGGAGGAGTTGTATGAGTTGGACGCTTCGATGCACAGTATGAGTCATGCTATTTCTTATTTCGAAAGGATGAACTATAAAAGCTATCTAGTCACAGCGTACAATCATCTCAATCGAATTCATCAAAAACTGAATCAGTATGATTCTGCTTTGTACTACTTGGATTATAGTTTGGCTCTAGCCATCGAGCTTGAGAGTAAGATCGATGAGCGCAATGCCTATGCTCAATTGAGTGATGTGTACTATAGTTTGGGGAATTACAAACTTGCGTATGGGTACCATCGTGAATTTGACGAAATCAACAATCAGATCTTGGCACGAAACAAACAAGCGACAATTGACGAGCTGGAGGTGCAATATGCAAGCCGAAGGCAGCAGCATGATTTGGAGATACAGGAAGTCGAAAATCGCCACCAAAAGATCATTATATTCTCGGGAGTAGTATTGTTGACGGCTATGCTTGTGGTGATTTTGATCTTTTGGAGAAAGAATCAAAACGAACGCCAACTCAATGTCCTATTGGCCCAGAAGTCTGGTGAATTGAGGAAGAGTAACTTACTCACTGCACAACAAAACGCGCAGTTGACGGAGTCTTACAATGAACAAAAGAATCTAATGGCAGTCGTGGCGCATGATTTGCGAGCCCCTCTCAATAACCTCAAGGCGCTGATCGGTTTGGTCGGTGCGGTAGGTCAACTCACCGAGGAGCAGGACGAGCTGAATCAAAAGGCACTGCAAGTGATTGAGGGGGGAGAATCGTTGATCTCAGATATGGTCAATCTGACACGGTTTGAAAACACTATTGAGTTGCGAAAAGAAGAGCTACACCTCAATAGTTTTTTGGCGGAGATCTTGGAGATCCACACCTCGTATGCGGAGCGAAAGGGGATACGTTTTCGTATGAATGCTGACTCTCACTTCATCTATGTAGAGACGGATAAAAATCATTTGACACGGATCATGGACAATTTGATTTCTAATGCGATCAAGTTTTCTCCTCACGATAGTTTGGTAGAGGTGCAGGTCATGACTGGATTGGATCATGTGATGATCAGTGTCGTGGATCAAGGACCTGGGATGTCTTCAGAGGATTTGAATCAAGCATTTCAGCGATTCAAAAAACTATCGGCACGTCCGACAGGAGGCGAAAACTCAACGGGGCTCGGACTGTCTATCGTCAAGACGCTGATCGAAAAATTGGGAGGTGAGATCACGATAGAATCAAACATGGGAATGGGTACGAGTTTTTTGATCAAGCTACCCTGCTCAGAAGTACTCATAGAAAGAAGTCAAAAAAAAACCGGATCTATGTCTGACCCGGCTTAG
- a CDS encoding MATE family efflux transporter: MTSMFDQINKIYKYFLLALRGKETEFTTGSINRAIFLLSVPMVLEMIMEALFAVVDVYFVGKVSVDAVATVGLTESVMMMVYAIGIGLSMAATAVVSRRIGEKKPKKAADAAFQAIMVAVVFSIGISIVGIGYAEDILRLMGGSEKLIANGHGYTKVMLGGNLCIMLLFLINAIYRGAGDASMAMRSLWIANGLNILLDPLFIFGLGPIPAFGVEGAAIATTIGRSMGVFYQVFGLMSGRRIITLTIDNLKFKWRTLQRIVRIGAGGMGQFLIESASWLLLVRIISEFGSAALAGYTIAFRIIVFTILPSWGMANAAATLVGQNLGAGKPDRAERSVWVTAHVNTVFLFSVSILFFIMAPEFVSIFSDDVVTGEYGALALRIICVGYITFAYGMVISQGFNGAGDTKTPTLMNIVFFWLIQIPLAYLLAMEWDFGFSGAIVSVSIAFALHAVACVWLFKRGKWKDTRV; the protein is encoded by the coding sequence ATGACTTCTATGTTCGATCAAATCAATAAGATATATAAGTATTTTTTGCTCGCTTTGCGAGGCAAAGAGACCGAGTTTACGACAGGGAGTATCAATCGTGCGATTTTCTTGCTGTCTGTACCGATGGTGCTCGAGATGATCATGGAAGCACTGTTTGCAGTGGTGGATGTGTATTTTGTGGGGAAAGTCAGTGTAGATGCTGTCGCGACAGTTGGGCTGACGGAGTCTGTGATGATGATGGTCTACGCCATAGGCATTGGATTGAGTATGGCTGCTACAGCTGTCGTGTCTCGCCGCATTGGAGAAAAGAAACCAAAGAAAGCAGCGGACGCGGCGTTTCAGGCGATCATGGTGGCCGTCGTGTTTTCTATCGGGATATCGATCGTCGGGATAGGGTATGCGGAAGATATACTGCGCTTGATGGGAGGTTCGGAAAAGCTCATTGCCAATGGTCATGGATATACCAAGGTCATGCTCGGGGGCAATTTGTGTATTATGCTTTTGTTTCTGATCAATGCCATCTATCGTGGAGCTGGTGATGCGTCCATGGCGATGCGTTCGCTTTGGATTGCCAACGGGCTCAATATCCTGCTGGACCCGTTGTTTATTTTTGGGTTGGGTCCTATTCCTGCTTTTGGAGTGGAAGGGGCCGCTATTGCGACGACTATTGGCCGCTCGATGGGCGTGTTTTATCAAGTCTTTGGATTGATGAGTGGCCGGCGTATCATTACTTTGACGATTGACAATCTCAAGTTCAAATGGAGGACCCTTCAGCGTATTGTTCGGATTGGGGCAGGAGGTATGGGACAGTTTCTCATCGAGTCAGCCAGTTGGCTTTTGTTGGTGCGTATCATTTCAGAATTTGGCTCGGCGGCCTTGGCGGGGTATACGATTGCGTTTCGAATCATCGTGTTTACAATCTTGCCCTCATGGGGGATGGCCAATGCAGCGGCGACCCTTGTAGGGCAAAATCTAGGAGCGGGAAAACCTGACCGGGCGGAGCGATCGGTGTGGGTAACTGCTCATGTCAATACGGTGTTTTTGTTTTCGGTTTCGATCTTGTTTTTTATAATGGCACCGGAGTTTGTGAGTATCTTTTCGGATGATGTGGTCACAGGAGAGTATGGAGCTTTGGCGCTGAGGATTATTTGTGTGGGGTACATCACTTTTGCTTACGGGATGGTCATCAGCCAGGGTTTCAATGGGGCGGGAGACACCAAAACGCCTACTTTGATGAATATTGTTTTCTTTTGGTTGATTCAAATTCCGCTGGCATACTTGTTGGCAATGGAATGGGACTTTGGATTTTCGGGGGCGATTGTGTCTGTATCGATTGCTTTTGCCTTGCACGCTGTAGCTTGTGTGTGGCTGTTTAAAAGAGGCAAATGGAAGGATACAAGGGTTTGA